The window TGGCTGCGATCTGTTCGATTCTGCTGCTTATGCATTATATGCCAAGGACAGGCGTTACATTACTGCTAACGGTACATATCATATTGATAACCTGAGCTATCTCCCATGTTCCTGCCCGATATGCGTATCCCATACGGCAGAAGAGATGAAGAAAGCTGATAATTGCAAAGAGCTTCTTGCAAGACACAATCTCTATGTTACATTTGAGGAAATGCGCCTTGTCAAGCAGTCCATCAAGGAAGGCAATCTCCTGGAACTTGTGGAGCAGAGGTGCCGCACTCACCCGAGGATGCTGGAAGCCCTTAAAAGGATGTATTCCTATTCCGACTGGATAGAGGAACATGATCCTGCATCAAAGTCCACATTCTTCTATTGTGGTCCTGAGTCTGCACAGAGGCCGGAAGTGCTTCGCTTTTCCAATAAACTTGACCGTTTCACAATAAAAGGTTCAGCCATCATCAGGCCGGCTTCAAAGAAAGAGTTCAAGAATTACGATAACGACCTTGTATTCAAGGCTCCATTTGGTGCATTTCCTGCTGAGCTTATTGAAGTATATCCTTTCAATGCAGAAGTTATCAGCACACCGGATGTGGAATCTCTCGGGAAGGCTCTTGAGAACACGATTGCTCTTATTGAGCTAAACCCTGATGCAAAGTTCACATTTATCAAGGAAGAAGGACTTGAACATCCACTGTTCGAAAAGCTTGGAAAGATCGCAGAGATCAAAGAGTGAACTATACTTTTTATGAGTATAAATATTGAAGAAATCATCCAATGGTGATTCATTTGGTATCAACAACAGGATCAAAGACACGCAACCCCTACTTAGAATTGCTAAGGCCGGAGATCGCGGATATGGATTTTGCTCTCCCGGCAGCAAGTGCCCTGCTGGCATCCTATCTGGCAACATCCGGATTCCCTCCGCTTATTCCATTCATTATTGCTGTTATCGGTGGGTATGCCGCGATCACAAGTTCTTATGTGTATAACGATTGCTGCGATGTGGACATTGATCAGATCAATCTCCCTGACAGGCCACTTGCTTCAGCGCAGGTCTCCCAGAAACAGGGACTTACATATGCATTTATTCTGTTCTTAATTGCAGGAGCTGCGGCATTCTACCTGAATCCGGAATCGTTTCTGGTTCTTGTTGTTGCTGTTCTGACTATCAGCATCTACTCCAAAATGGCAAAAAGGCTAACATTCCTGAGCTTTGTTCCAGTTGGTATTGCATACGGTCTCGTTCCTGTGGGCATCTGGCTTGCGTTCGATCCTGCCGGAATACTCAGGGGTAGCGATGGTGTGATCCTTCCATTGCCAGGAATCTTCTTTTTCATAATGATGTGCGTGGCCGATTGGGGTTTCACCCTTTCGGGAGTATCCAGGGATGTAGAGGGCGACCGTGCAAAAGGTGCTCCGACCTTCCCTGTGACATTCGGAGTCCCGGCGACCTCTAAGTTCGTTTTCTCCTGCTGGCTCGTAGGTGTTCTTTCATCCTTTGCCATTGGAATTACTGCAGGCCTTGGTCCTATATTCTTCACAGGAGCAATTCTTTCAGGTTTCTGGATGCTGTCACAGGCATTCGACTTTGTGAAAAACCCTCTTCCTGAGCGTGGTGGCAGACTTTTCCTGCAGGGTTCGAGGTACAGGGGATTCATGTTCGGTTCCCTGATAGTTGATGTAGTGCTTTCTATATTGTTCACATCTTATGCAGGTATCCTGTGATGTTCGAGGTTTTTCAAATGGATGCAGATATTATTGTAATAGGTGCTTCCCCTGCAGGCCTTATGGCAGCGAGGAATGCTTCCCGAAAAGGTGCAAAGGTACTGGTGATAGACAAAAAAGAGATAATAGGCCATCCTACCCATCCTGCGAATACTTTCTTCAAGGGCATGTTTGACAGGTCCAATGAACCTGTTGACCAGAGCTATGTGATTAAGAACATGAGGGGAGCTTACCTGATCGCTCCGTCCGGTGGCAGGGTTGCTATTGAGAGTCCTGCGTATTTCCTTGATCGTTTGAAGTTCGATGAGTTCTATGCAAAGCAGACCATGGATGCCGGCGCAGAGATTCGCATGGGTGTTGAGGTTACCAGTATTTTCAGGAGCAAGGGTGTCATGAACATCAGCACACCAGGTGGAGTTCTTACATGTTCCCTTGTGATCGTGTCCGATGGTATTAATTCTAAGATCGCCAGTCTGCTAGGGCTTGAACCGATGAAGCATCCCAATGATATTGCATGGGCAATGGAAGCTTTCGTAGAGGCAGATGGCATCGGTGAGCCTGATATGTTCGAATATTATGTTGGGAACCATTGTCCCGGATGGAAATCCACCTATTCCCCATGTGGTGGGAACCTTGCAACCCTCGGGGTTTACGTAAGGCGTCATGGAAAGGATGTATCGCCTTTCTTTGAGAAATGGGTCGAGAACTTCAAGAAACTAAAAGGTATTGATGACCTTGAGGTCCTTGAAAGGTCGGTTGGCGGAGATCCCATTGTGACCATTCCCAAACAGATGCTTGCCGATGGTGTGATGCTGGTGGGAGGTGCTGCAGGTCAGTCAGGTATAGGGTACAGTATGCATGCCGGCCAGATGTGTGGTGATGTGGCAGCAGATGCAGTTGCAAAAGGAGATGTTTCTGCAAGGTTCCTTTCAGAGTACCGTAAGAGATGGAACACCGAGTACCGGGCAGAATATGTGCTTGGCCGAATAGGCCTGGAAACATTGCGCAAGATGAAGGACAATGAAATAGATGATCTTATGAAGACCTTTGAAGGAGAAGACTTTACGTTCCTATCAGGTACATCTCTCCACAGGTCAATGCAGCTAGGCCTTTTCATGATGAAAAAGAATCCTAAGTCCCTTCTGGCTTACAGGGCCTTATTAAGAAAGAAGTGATCTTATGGTAGATAGCAAAAGGTATTATTTTTACAAAAATCCATTTTTCAAGGTATTTGCCACGGTTGAAGATGGCCTTGTCAGGATGCATACTTCCGGAGTTGCATCACGTGCCATTAAACCTCTTACTTCTGAGATGATGGACCTTTTTGAAGGGCAAAGGCCGGCATTGGTAAAGGAAGACGAATTGATCTTTTCCACATGGATGCCACCTATACCCAGCAAGGCCTTTGACCGCCTTGTTTCAAGCCAGATGGGGTACATACGTGGAAAGATGGTTCCCGAACAGGTCACAATTTCAATAACCGAGGATTGCCCTAACAACTGCATTCACTGTGCTCTTCCTGATACCAAAAACAAGGCATCTTTGCCTGCAGGTGATGTAAAAAGTGTAATTGACCAGGTCATTGACATGGGTTCCACTTTCATAGTCTTTGATGGCGGTGAACCTCTTGTCTATGAAGGACTTGAAGATCTGATCAGCTATGTCGATGGCGACCGTGCTATTGCCGGCATGTTCACTTCAGGTGTGGGGCTTACAAAAGAGCGTGCACTTTCTCTGAAGAAAGCCGGTCTAGATATGTTGAGCGTGAGCCTTGACAGCCCCAACGAAAAGGGTCATGATACCATGCGTGGCCGTGCAGGTGTTTTCAATGAAGCTATTGCTGCTATTCAGAATGCAATGGATGTGGGGTTGCTCGTGA of the Methanococcoides sp. LMO-2 genome contains:
- the tgtA gene encoding tRNA guanosine(15) transglycosylase TgtA, with the translated sequence MSSIFEITQKDAAGRIGKLKTPHGVVETPTVMPVINPNLQAIKPSEMRSFGAQMLITNSYIISRKEELREKAMTEGLHALLDFDGPIMTDSGSFQLSVYGDIEVTNEQIIEFQKTIGSDIGVPLDIPTPPDVPRSRAESELETTLERLIEARGMVNDEMLLAGPVQGSTYPDLRQKAAESLREHKFDVYPLGAVVPLMETYRYADLVDVIVSSKKGLDPTVPVHLFGAGHPMMFALAVALGCDLFDSAAYALYAKDRRYITANGTYHIDNLSYLPCSCPICVSHTAEEMKKADNCKELLARHNLYVTFEEMRLVKQSIKEGNLLELVEQRCRTHPRMLEALKRMYSYSDWIEEHDPASKSTFFYCGPESAQRPEVLRFSNKLDRFTIKGSAIIRPASKKEFKNYDNDLVFKAPFGAFPAELIEVYPFNAEVISTPDVESLGKALENTIALIELNPDAKFTFIKEEGLEHPLFEKLGKIAEIKE
- a CDS encoding UbiA family prenyltransferase; this translates as MVSTTGSKTRNPYLELLRPEIADMDFALPAASALLASYLATSGFPPLIPFIIAVIGGYAAITSSYVYNDCCDVDIDQINLPDRPLASAQVSQKQGLTYAFILFLIAGAAAFYLNPESFLVLVVAVLTISIYSKMAKRLTFLSFVPVGIAYGLVPVGIWLAFDPAGILRGSDGVILPLPGIFFFIMMCVADWGFTLSGVSRDVEGDRAKGAPTFPVTFGVPATSKFVFSCWLVGVLSSFAIGITAGLGPIFFTGAILSGFWMLSQAFDFVKNPLPERGGRLFLQGSRYRGFMFGSLIVDVVLSILFTSYAGIL
- a CDS encoding NAD(P)/FAD-dependent oxidoreductase, producing the protein MDADIIVIGASPAGLMAARNASRKGAKVLVIDKKEIIGHPTHPANTFFKGMFDRSNEPVDQSYVIKNMRGAYLIAPSGGRVAIESPAYFLDRLKFDEFYAKQTMDAGAEIRMGVEVTSIFRSKGVMNISTPGGVLTCSLVIVSDGINSKIASLLGLEPMKHPNDIAWAMEAFVEADGIGEPDMFEYYVGNHCPGWKSTYSPCGGNLATLGVYVRRHGKDVSPFFEKWVENFKKLKGIDDLEVLERSVGGDPIVTIPKQMLADGVMLVGGAAGQSGIGYSMHAGQMCGDVAADAVAKGDVSARFLSEYRKRWNTEYRAEYVLGRIGLETLRKMKDNEIDDLMKTFEGEDFTFLSGTSLHRSMQLGLFMMKKNPKSLLAYRALLRKK
- a CDS encoding radical SAM protein — translated: MVDSKRYYFYKNPFFKVFATVEDGLVRMHTSGVASRAIKPLTSEMMDLFEGQRPALVKEDELIFSTWMPPIPSKAFDRLVSSQMGYIRGKMVPEQVTISITEDCPNNCIHCALPDTKNKASLPAGDVKSVIDQVIDMGSTFIVFDGGEPLVYEGLEDLISYVDGDRAIAGMFTSGVGLTKERALSLKKAGLDMLSVSLDSPNEKGHDTMRGRAGVFNEAIAAIQNAMDVGLLVNIYVVISPRNIDQLDDFYSLATDLGVHEISFFEIVPTGRWMNRLDEMMSAEDHRKFDEFVKRTEDMDGPKVFAIPHVLKKMGCFAGRKWLHITPEGDIFPCSCLPLSFGNIHKNRISDVWKKIRKDSTYKGGTCLMRDSDFRKLHNFD